Proteins encoded in a region of the Ziziphus jujuba cultivar Dongzao chromosome 3, ASM3175591v1 genome:
- the LOC107434895 gene encoding 7-deoxyloganetin glucosyltransferase, whose amino-acid sequence MSSRTEADKPHVLCIPCPAQSHIKAMLKLAKLLHSRGFHITFVNTEYNHQRFLKSLGPDCLNGLPDFRFETIPDGLPPSDADATQDVVAICKALKENMLAPFHDLLKRLNDKETSNNPPVTNIVADGTALFAITAGKELGIPVVLLFPISACSFMGLNQYPIVVEKLGHPPKKDTVIDWIPGMKDISVIDLPSFYWATSPGDENFLYNVCLESTIRAHEATAVIFHTFYALEKDVLDALSTMLPRVFVIGPLQLLLNGIKEDPLKLKYSLWKEETECLQWLDNKAPNSVLYVNFGSTTLLSPQQLMEFAFGIANSNHPFLWIIRPDLVIGESAILPLEFLTETKERSLIASWCPQEEVLNHPSIGGFLTHSGWNSTIESLSSGVPMLCWPVYGDQPTNCRYTCKEWGIGLKIDNEVKREEVEKLVRELMEGEKAKNMKRNAMEWKRQAEEANASNGSSSKDFDSLVRHLLS is encoded by the exons ATGAGTTCTAGGACAGAAGCTGATAAACCCCATGTCCTATGTATTCCATGCCCAGCTCAAAGTCATATAAAAGCAATGCTTAAATTAGCAAAGCTTCTCCATTCTAGAGGTTTTCACATCACTTTTGTCAACACTGAGTACAACCACCAGCGctttcttaaatctcttggcccTGACTGCCTCAACGGCTTGCCTGACTTCCGATTCGAAACCATTCCGGACGGCCTACCTCCATCAGATGCTGATGCCACCCAAGATGTTGTTGCTATTTGTAAAGCCCTCAAAGAGAACATGTTGGCTCCATTCCATGACCTCCTGAAAAGACTCAATGATAAGGAAACCTCCAACAACCCCCCGGTGACAAACATTGTTGCGGACGGTACCGCGTTGTTCGCTATTACAGCTGGAAAGGAACTAGGAATTCCTGTGGTGCTTCTTTTTCCTATCTCTGCTTGTTCATTTATGGGCTTAAATCAATATCCTATTGTAGTGGAGAAGTTAGGCCATCCACCAAAAAAAG ACACAGTTATAGACTGGATTCCGGGAATGAAAGATATAAGCGTCATAGATCTACCAAGCTTTTATTGGGCGACAAGTCCAGGGGATGAGAATTTCCTTTATAATGTTTGCTTGGAATCAACTATTAGAGCTCATGAAGCTACAGCAGTTATATTCCATACCTTCTATGCATTGGAGAAAGATGTTTTGGATGCTCTATCAACCATGCTTCCACGCGTGTTTGTGATTGGCCCTCTCCAACTTCTTCTAAATGGCATAAAAGAAGACCCTTTGAAGCTTAAATACAGCCTCTGGAAGGAAGAAACTGAGTGCCTCCAATGGCTTGATAACAAGGCACCAAACTCCGTTTTGTATGTGAATTTCGGGAGCACAACGTTGTTATCGCCACAACAACTTATGGAGTTTGCTTTTGGAATTGCAAATAGCAACCACCCTTTTTTGTGGATAATTAGGCCAGACTTGGTTATTGGTGAGTCAGCCATTTTACCACTTGAATTTTTGACTGAAACTAAAGAAAGAAGCCTAATTGCTAGTTGGTGTCCACAAGAGGAAGTTCTTAATCACCCTTCAATTGGAGGGTTCTTAACACATAGCGGTTGGAATTCAACCATTGAGAGTTTGTCTTCCGGTGTTCCAATGCTGTGTTGGCCAGTCTACGGGGACCAACCAACGAACTGTCGATATACTTGCAAGGAATGGGGGATCGGATTGAAGATTGATAATGAAGTGAAGAGAGAAGAAGTAGAAAAGCTTGTTAGAGAGTTAATGGAAGGAGAAAAAGCTAAGAACATGAAAAGGAATGCCATGGAATGGAAAAGACAGGCTGAAGAAGCCAATGCTTCCAATGGTTCTTCATCCAAAGACTTTGATAGTTTGGTGAGGCACTTGCTTTCATGA